A window of the Scandinavium goeteborgense genome harbors these coding sequences:
- the rlmF gene encoding 23S rRNA (adenine(1618)-N(6))-methyltransferase RlmF gives MKAQKPGLHPRNRHHDRYDLPALCKETPALAAFIVSNPAGEQTINFADPDAVKTLNQALLAHFYQVKAWNIPEGFLCPPVPGRADYMHHLADLLTEANGSLPQNASVLDIGTGANLIYPLIGSHEYGWRFTGTEVSAEALTAAQAIIDANPGMSRQIRLRRQKDEQAILAGMIHKNEFFEAMVCNPPFHDSAESAREGNERKRRNLGQQKHDTLNFGGQNQELWCEGGEVAFIRKMIAESREYGRQVMWFTSLVSRGDNLPMLYSALTEAGAVKVVKKEMAQGQKQSRFIAWTFLDEDKRRRFVARAR, from the coding sequence ATGAAAGCTCAAAAGCCAGGATTACACCCGCGTAATCGTCACCACGACCGATACGATTTACCCGCACTGTGCAAGGAAACACCGGCACTGGCAGCGTTTATCGTCTCCAACCCGGCCGGGGAGCAGACCATTAACTTTGCCGATCCCGACGCGGTAAAGACCCTGAATCAGGCGCTGCTGGCGCACTTTTATCAGGTGAAAGCGTGGAATATTCCAGAAGGTTTCCTCTGCCCACCGGTCCCTGGCCGTGCAGACTACATGCATCATTTGGCGGATTTGCTGACTGAAGCGAACGGCAGCCTGCCGCAAAACGCCAGCGTGCTGGATATCGGTACCGGCGCTAACCTGATTTATCCGCTGATTGGCAGCCACGAATATGGCTGGCGTTTCACCGGCACCGAAGTGAGCGCTGAAGCCCTGACTGCGGCGCAGGCGATTATTGATGCCAATCCGGGCATGAGCCGTCAGATTCGTTTGCGTCGTCAAAAGGATGAACAGGCGATCCTCGCGGGTATGATCCACAAAAATGAATTCTTCGAGGCGATGGTCTGCAACCCGCCGTTCCATGATTCCGCTGAAAGTGCGCGCGAAGGCAACGAACGTAAGCGTCGCAACCTCGGCCAGCAGAAACACGACACCCTGAACTTTGGCGGTCAGAATCAGGAACTGTGGTGCGAAGGCGGTGAAGTGGCCTTTATCCGCAAGATGATAGCCGAAAGCCGCGAGTATGGTCGGCAGGTGATGTGGTTCACCTCGCTGGTATCGCGTGGCGATAACCTGCCGATGCTTTATTCCGCGCTGACCGAAGCCGGAGCGGTGAAAGTGGTGAAAAAAGAGATGGCCCAGGGTCAGAAGCAAAGCCGCTTCATCGCCTGGACTTTCCTCGATGAGGACAAGCGTCGTCGCTTTGTTGCTCGCGCCCGTTAA
- a CDS encoding flavin reductase family protein yields the protein MYFYQPSDGHGLPHDPLNAIIGPRPIGWIASVDAHGKRNLAPYSFFNCFNYRPPIIGFASSGWKDSVQNIVETREFVWNLTTFDLASAMNETSASLAHGEDEFVRAGLTPVESRLVRAPRVAESPVNFECRLSQCIQLTGADGTAVDTWLVLGEVVAVHIDESLLENGIYQTAKAKPVLRAGGPSAYYSIDESQRFDLTRPDAR from the coding sequence ATGTATTTTTATCAGCCTTCAGACGGCCACGGACTGCCGCACGACCCGCTTAATGCCATCATTGGCCCACGCCCTATCGGCTGGATTGCCTCCGTCGATGCGCACGGCAAACGCAATCTGGCGCCGTACAGCTTCTTCAACTGCTTCAATTATCGGCCACCGATTATCGGCTTCGCCAGCAGCGGCTGGAAAGACAGCGTGCAAAATATCGTTGAGACGCGCGAATTTGTCTGGAATCTCACGACGTTCGACCTTGCCAGCGCCATGAATGAAACCTCGGCCAGCCTCGCTCACGGCGAAGATGAGTTTGTCCGCGCCGGACTGACGCCTGTCGAAAGCCGTCTGGTACGCGCCCCGCGCGTGGCGGAAAGCCCGGTGAATTTCGAATGCCGCTTATCGCAGTGCATTCAGCTCACTGGCGCAGACGGCACGGCGGTGGATACCTGGCTGGTGCTCGGTGAAGTGGTGGCGGTGCACATTGATGAATCGCTGCTGGAAAACGGCATTTATCAGACCGCAAAAGCCAAACCGGTGCTGCGTGCTGGCGGCCCAAGCGCTTATTACAGCATCGACGAAAGCCAACGTTTTGATCTAACTCGCCCCGACGCCCGATAA
- a CDS encoding YdgH/BhsA/McbA-like domain containing protein: MKRLLLVVAAGALSMLSFSASAEPQQLMKDDTGQLRPSGTVSVSGADDFGDLQAKLAEKAQQEGAKGYVVNSASGDNKMFGTATIYK; the protein is encoded by the coding sequence ATGAAAAGATTGTTGCTCGTGGTCGCTGCTGGTGCGTTGTCGATGCTCTCTTTTTCGGCTTCCGCCGAACCTCAACAACTGATGAAAGATGATACCGGACAATTGCGTCCGTCAGGGACAGTGTCGGTTTCTGGAGCTGATGACTTTGGCGATCTTCAGGCTAAGCTTGCAGAAAAAGCGCAGCAGGAAGGGGCTAAAGGTTACGTGGTTAACTCCGCCAGCGGTGATAACAAAATGTTCGGCACCGCTACCATCTACAAATAA